One stretch of Clavibacter californiensis DNA includes these proteins:
- a CDS encoding proline racemase family protein: MRSSRVFHAVDSHTEGMPTRVVTSGFGVIPGSTMNERRLHLIEHLDHLRLLLMTEPRGHAAMSGAILQPPTRDDCDWGVLYIEVSGCLPMCGHGTIGVATVLVETGLVEVQEPVTTIRLDTPAGLVIARVDVEDGRAASVTIENVPSYVERLDASIDVPGYGTVPYSLAFGGNFYAVVELDALGLPFDRERQQEILQAGLAIMGAVNDQDAPSHPEISGVDHCHHVEFLAPGSDARLSRHAMAIHPGWFDRSPCGTGTSARMAELWARGELAVGDEFVNESFIGSRFTGRILRETTVAGRPAIVPAITGRAWITGMGQYLLDPTDPFPSGFRF, from the coding sequence ATGAGGTCCTCCCGCGTCTTCCACGCCGTCGACTCGCACACGGAGGGCATGCCGACCCGCGTCGTCACGAGCGGCTTCGGCGTGATCCCCGGCTCCACCATGAACGAGCGCCGCCTGCACCTGATCGAGCACCTGGACCACCTGCGGCTCCTGCTCATGACGGAGCCGCGCGGGCACGCGGCGATGAGCGGCGCGATCCTGCAGCCGCCCACGCGCGACGACTGCGACTGGGGCGTCCTCTACATAGAGGTGTCCGGCTGCCTGCCGATGTGCGGCCACGGCACCATCGGCGTCGCGACCGTGCTGGTGGAGACCGGGCTCGTCGAGGTGCAGGAGCCGGTCACCACGATCCGGCTCGACACCCCGGCGGGGCTCGTGATCGCGCGCGTCGACGTGGAGGACGGGCGGGCCGCGTCCGTCACGATCGAGAACGTCCCGTCCTACGTGGAGCGGCTGGACGCCTCCATCGACGTGCCGGGCTACGGCACGGTCCCGTACAGCCTGGCGTTCGGCGGCAACTTCTATGCGGTCGTCGAGCTCGACGCGCTGGGGCTGCCGTTCGACCGGGAGCGGCAGCAGGAGATCCTCCAGGCGGGGCTCGCGATCATGGGGGCCGTCAACGACCAGGACGCGCCCTCGCATCCGGAGATCTCCGGGGTCGACCACTGCCACCACGTGGAATTCCTGGCGCCCGGATCGGACGCCAGGCTCTCGCGGCACGCCATGGCGATCCACCCCGGGTGGTTCGACCGCTCGCCGTGCGGCACCGGCACGTCCGCGCGCATGGCCGAGCTGTGGGCGCGCGGCGAGCTCGCGGTCGGCGACGAGTTCGTGAACGAGTCCTTCATCGGCAGCCGCTTCACCGGCCGGATCCTGCGGGAGACGACCGTCGCCGGCCGGCCCGCCATCGTCCCCGCCATCACCGGGCGCGCGTGGATCACCGGCATGGGACAGTACCTGCTGGATCCCACCGACCCGTTCCCGAGCGGCTTCCGGTTCTGA
- a CDS encoding aldehyde dehydrogenase family protein, producing MTPHETGTTTDPTVDPAVAATVDAVAARAAEAAAPLAALAPADRARALDAVADALEAIRPELLPVAERETALAPGRLAGELTRTTVQLRILAAATRDGRYLDARIDHADADAAPAPRPDIRRYLVPVGPVLNFAASNFPFAFSVAGGDTASALAVGCPVVVKAHPGHPELSRRVAAAASAALVAAGLPDGALQLVEGEEAGLAMLRDPRIRAATFTGSLRAGRFLADVAAARPDPIPFFGELGSVNPVVITERAAAERGEDIAAALVASAAGSAGQLCTAPGIVLIPAGHGLDAVLAEEAGAVAPHGMLNERIAEGYAGGRAAAIAVDGVRLVAEGRAPAGDDGSVTPTIAAVALADFEAAQDVLRHEVFGPFALLVEYPAGTDLADLAARTFQGELTASVHLGTEEADAAAAELIRVLAARAGRVLVDAWPTGVSVTDAQQHGGPWPSTTLDRGTSVGTASLDRLLRGVAFQGVPDALLPEPLRTANPWGVPQRVSARGARA from the coding sequence ATGACCCCGCATGAGACCGGCACGACCACCGACCCGACCGTGGATCCCGCCGTCGCCGCGACCGTCGACGCCGTCGCCGCGCGCGCCGCCGAGGCCGCCGCGCCGCTCGCCGCCCTGGCGCCCGCCGACCGTGCCCGCGCGCTCGACGCCGTCGCCGACGCGCTCGAGGCGATCCGTCCCGAGCTGCTGCCCGTCGCCGAGCGGGAGACCGCGCTCGCGCCCGGCCGCCTCGCCGGGGAGCTGACGCGCACGACCGTGCAGCTGCGGATCCTCGCGGCAGCCACCCGCGACGGCCGCTACCTCGACGCCCGCATCGACCACGCGGATGCCGACGCGGCACCCGCCCCGCGCCCCGACATCCGCCGCTACCTCGTGCCCGTCGGCCCGGTGCTGAACTTCGCGGCGTCGAACTTCCCGTTCGCGTTCTCCGTCGCGGGCGGCGACACCGCGTCGGCGCTCGCGGTCGGCTGCCCGGTGGTCGTGAAGGCGCACCCGGGCCACCCGGAGCTGTCGCGCCGGGTCGCCGCGGCCGCGTCCGCCGCGCTCGTCGCGGCGGGGCTGCCTGATGGCGCACTCCAGCTCGTCGAGGGCGAGGAGGCGGGGCTCGCCATGCTGCGCGACCCGCGGATCCGCGCCGCCACCTTCACGGGATCGCTCCGCGCCGGCCGCTTCCTGGCCGACGTCGCCGCCGCCCGCCCCGACCCGATCCCGTTCTTCGGCGAGCTCGGCAGCGTCAACCCCGTCGTCATCACCGAGCGCGCCGCCGCCGAGCGCGGCGAGGACATCGCCGCGGCCCTCGTGGCGAGCGCCGCCGGATCCGCCGGGCAGCTCTGCACCGCGCCCGGCATCGTGCTCATCCCCGCGGGCCACGGCCTCGACGCCGTGCTCGCGGAGGAGGCCGGCGCCGTCGCGCCGCACGGGATGCTCAACGAGAGGATCGCCGAGGGCTACGCCGGAGGCCGCGCCGCCGCCATCGCGGTCGACGGCGTCCGACTCGTCGCGGAGGGCCGCGCGCCCGCGGGCGACGACGGATCCGTGACCCCCACCATCGCCGCCGTCGCGCTCGCCGACTTCGAGGCCGCCCAGGACGTGCTGCGCCACGAGGTCTTCGGGCCGTTCGCGCTCCTCGTCGAGTACCCCGCGGGCACCGACCTCGCCGACCTCGCTGCCCGCACGTTCCAGGGCGAGCTGACCGCGAGCGTCCACCTCGGCACCGAGGAGGCCGACGCGGCCGCGGCCGAGCTGATCCGCGTGCTGGCCGCGCGTGCCGGCCGCGTGCTCGTCGACGCCTGGCCCACGGGCGTCTCCGTCACCGACGCGCAGCAGCATGGCGGACCCTGGCCCTCCACCACGCTCGACCGCGGCACGAGCGTCGGCACCGCGTCGCTCGACCGGCTGCTCCGCGGCGTCGCGTTCCAGGGCGTCCCCGACGCGCTGCTGCCGGAGCCGCTGCGCACCGCGAACCCGTGGGGCGTGCCCCAGCGGGTGAGCGCGCGCGGCGCCCGCGCCTGA
- a CDS encoding acyl-CoA dehydrogenase family protein, with protein sequence MVDTAARGRTTRGTRGRGPAVGPQDGARHGGSAPEGALREAGVPVAGDVDAEVARDLDRTDGTADTGTGPRVDVEALGRVLLGRWADVRRSSRELTSRPELHRVEGLDMHQHRARVTEQLRILVEHGGVHRAFPKIVGGLEDHGGNIAGFEELVAADPSLQIKAGVQWGLFGSAVMHLGTERHHRELLPGIMTLETPGAFAMTETGHGSDVASIGTTATYDPATGEFDLHTPFRAAWKDYLGNAAVDGRAATVFAQLVTQGVNHGVHCFFVPLRDETGAFLPGVGGEDDGLKGGLNGIDNGRLHFDHVRVPRANLLNRYGDVAEDGTYTSEIASPGRRFFTMLGTLVQGRVSLDGAATSAAKIALQIAITYGNQRRQFVAGGTDEEVLLDYQRHQRRLIPRIATTYAASFAHEKLLVQFDSVFSGKTDTDQDRQDLETLAAAFKPLSTWHALDTIQEAREACGGQGFLAENRLVGLRADLDVYATFEGDNTVLLQLVAKRLLTDVNRRFAKADFGVLARYAVEQAADRTLRSTGLRTLGQALADRGSTARSVGQLREPDTQRALLTGRVETMVGEIATALRATRKMPPAEAAALFNRHQDALIEAARAHAQLLQWEAFTEALDPASETGRAMDDGTRRILTWTRDLFGLRLIEDDLAWYLIHGRISSARARAVTAYVDRLVARLRPHAQDLVDSFGYTKAHVRAAVASGEERDRQDEARAHRDARIADGSAPRMEKSGTKKGR encoded by the coding sequence ATGGTCGACACGGCGGCACGAGGACGCACCACCCGCGGCACGAGGGGACGAGGCCCCGCCGTGGGCCCGCAGGACGGCGCACGCCACGGGGGCTCGGCCCCCGAGGGCGCGCTCCGCGAGGCGGGCGTCCCGGTCGCGGGGGATGTCGACGCCGAGGTCGCGCGCGATCTCGACCGCACCGACGGCACGGCGGACACGGGGACCGGTCCGCGCGTCGACGTGGAGGCGCTCGGGCGCGTCCTCCTCGGCCGCTGGGCGGACGTCCGCCGCTCGTCGCGCGAGCTGACCAGCCGTCCCGAGCTGCACAGGGTCGAGGGGCTCGACATGCACCAGCACCGGGCGCGCGTCACCGAGCAGCTGAGGATCCTGGTCGAGCACGGGGGCGTGCACCGGGCGTTCCCGAAGATCGTCGGCGGCCTCGAGGACCACGGCGGCAACATCGCGGGCTTCGAGGAGCTCGTGGCGGCGGATCCGTCGCTCCAGATCAAGGCCGGCGTGCAGTGGGGCCTGTTCGGCTCCGCGGTGATGCACCTCGGCACCGAACGCCACCACCGCGAGCTGCTGCCCGGCATCATGACGCTCGAGACGCCCGGCGCGTTCGCGATGACCGAGACCGGGCACGGCTCCGACGTCGCGAGCATCGGCACGACCGCGACCTACGACCCCGCGACGGGTGAGTTCGACCTCCACACCCCGTTCCGCGCGGCGTGGAAGGACTACCTCGGCAACGCGGCCGTCGACGGTCGTGCCGCGACGGTGTTCGCGCAGCTCGTGACCCAGGGCGTCAACCACGGCGTGCACTGCTTCTTCGTGCCGCTCCGCGACGAGACCGGCGCGTTCCTGCCGGGCGTCGGCGGCGAGGACGACGGCCTCAAGGGCGGCCTCAACGGGATCGACAACGGCCGGCTCCACTTCGACCACGTGCGCGTGCCGCGCGCGAACCTCCTCAACCGCTACGGCGACGTCGCCGAGGACGGCACCTACACGTCCGAGATCGCGAGCCCCGGCCGCCGCTTCTTCACGATGCTCGGCACGCTCGTGCAGGGCCGCGTCTCGCTCGACGGCGCGGCGACCAGCGCCGCCAAGATCGCGCTGCAGATCGCGATCACGTACGGCAACCAGCGCCGCCAGTTCGTCGCGGGCGGCACCGACGAGGAGGTGCTGCTCGACTACCAGCGCCACCAGCGCCGGCTGATCCCGCGGATCGCCACCACCTACGCCGCGTCCTTCGCGCACGAGAAGCTGCTCGTCCAGTTCGACTCGGTGTTCTCCGGGAAGACCGACACCGACCAGGACCGGCAGGACCTCGAGACCCTCGCCGCCGCGTTCAAGCCCCTCAGCACGTGGCACGCGCTCGACACCATCCAGGAGGCGCGCGAGGCGTGCGGCGGCCAGGGCTTCCTCGCGGAGAACCGGCTCGTCGGGCTCCGCGCGGACCTCGACGTGTACGCGACCTTCGAGGGCGACAACACCGTGCTCCTGCAGCTCGTCGCGAAGCGCCTGCTCACCGACGTGAACCGCCGGTTCGCGAAGGCCGACTTCGGGGTGCTCGCGCGCTACGCCGTGGAGCAGGCCGCGGATCGGACGCTGCGCTCCACGGGCCTGCGCACGCTCGGGCAGGCGCTCGCGGACCGCGGATCCACCGCCCGCTCCGTCGGCCAGCTCCGCGAGCCGGACACCCAGCGCGCGCTCCTGACGGGCCGGGTCGAGACCATGGTCGGCGAGATCGCGACCGCGCTCCGCGCCACCCGCAAGATGCCGCCGGCCGAGGCCGCGGCGCTCTTCAACCGGCACCAGGACGCGCTCATCGAGGCGGCCCGCGCGCACGCGCAGCTGCTGCAGTGGGAGGCGTTCACCGAGGCGCTGGATCCCGCGTCGGAGACCGGCCGCGCGATGGACGACGGCACGCGCCGCATCCTCACCTGGACCCGCGACCTGTTCGGCCTCCGCCTCATCGAGGACGACCTGGCCTGGTACCTGATCCACGGCCGCATCAGCTCCGCGCGCGCCCGCGCCGTCACGGCCTACGTCGACCGGCTCGTCGCCCGCCTGCGCCCGCACGCGCAGGACCTCGTCGACTCCTTCGGCTACACCAAGGCCCACGTCCGCGCGGCCGTGGCGTCGGGCGAGGAGCGGGACCGCCAGGACGAGGCCCGCGCGCACCGCGACGCCCGGATCGCCGACGGCTCAGCACCCCGCATGGAGAAGAGCGGCACGAAGAAGGGGCGGTAG
- a CDS encoding DUF1349 domain-containing protein: MTDSPASDSALVDVPWSRGTWTTEPEAVRIHDDGMDVTAREGSDAWRITSYGFVHDTEHALVAPLAQDSAVEVAFRLELAEQFDQAGVFVRVDAETWIKAGVERSDGEDGLGAVVTHGVSDWSLAPVPGWSGRLVTIRASRSGDALTVRARVDEEPWRLVRVAPLDPDAAVTAGPFCCAPTRADFTTRFASWRTGPADQALHA, from the coding sequence ATGACCGACTCCCCCGCGTCCGACTCCGCCCTCGTCGACGTCCCCTGGTCCCGCGGCACCTGGACCACCGAGCCGGAGGCAGTGCGCATCCATGACGACGGCATGGACGTGACCGCCCGCGAGGGCAGCGACGCGTGGCGGATCACGTCCTACGGCTTCGTGCACGACACCGAGCACGCGCTCGTCGCGCCGCTGGCGCAGGACTCGGCCGTGGAGGTCGCGTTCCGGCTCGAGCTCGCCGAGCAGTTCGACCAGGCCGGGGTGTTCGTGCGGGTCGACGCGGAGACGTGGATCAAGGCGGGCGTCGAGCGCAGCGACGGCGAGGACGGCCTCGGCGCGGTCGTCACGCACGGCGTCTCGGACTGGTCGCTCGCGCCGGTCCCGGGCTGGTCGGGCCGACTCGTGACGATCCGCGCCAGCCGCTCCGGCGACGCCCTCACCGTGCGCGCCCGGGTCGACGAGGAGCCGTGGCGTCTCGTGCGGGTCGCCCCGCTGGATCCCGACGCCGCCGTCACCGCGGGCCCCTTCTGCTGCGCGCCGACGCGCGCGGACTTCACGACCCGCTTCGCGTCATGGCGCACGGGCCCGGCGGACCAGGCGCTGCACGCGTAG
- a CDS encoding SGNH/GDSL hydrolase family protein, whose amino-acid sequence MARPSLRLYLLLYMREMEAGIFPQHDDVSTAPGPDPERVLFIGDIGVAGYGVLLAGMAMPAQIAARRAAQTGRGVEWESIAAYDMTARKAAAVIAGRAPAPLDLAVVALGIPDVLVATSVEEWIDRLTVIVRTVRGQAGDGCRIVVTGIPPMDRFQPSPMVGRKLLQAQISRLNRATTRLHDPEHGVSHAPYPDISGRRLLVRDRFSYRMLHAYWAEAIMPFLGDPRPVAD is encoded by the coding sequence GTGGCGCGGCCCTCCCTGCGGCTGTACCTCCTCCTCTACATGCGCGAGATGGAGGCCGGGATCTTCCCGCAGCACGACGACGTCTCCACGGCCCCGGGGCCGGATCCCGAGCGCGTCCTGTTCATCGGCGACATCGGCGTCGCCGGGTACGGCGTGCTGCTCGCCGGGATGGCCATGCCCGCGCAGATCGCGGCCCGGCGCGCGGCGCAGACGGGCCGGGGCGTGGAGTGGGAGAGCATCGCGGCGTACGACATGACGGCGCGCAAGGCCGCCGCCGTCATCGCCGGCCGGGCCCCCGCACCCCTCGACCTCGCCGTGGTGGCGCTCGGCATCCCCGACGTGCTCGTCGCGACCTCCGTGGAGGAGTGGATCGACCGGCTCACCGTCATCGTCCGCACCGTCCGCGGGCAGGCCGGCGACGGGTGCCGCATCGTCGTCACGGGCATCCCGCCCATGGACCGGTTCCAGCCGAGTCCGATGGTCGGTCGGAAGCTCCTCCAGGCTCAGATCTCCCGATTGAACCGGGCGACCACCCGCCTCCACGACCCGGAGCACGGCGTGAGCCACGCGCCCTACCCCGACATCTCCGGCAGGCGCCTGCTCGTGCGCGACCGCTTCTCCTACCGCATGCTGCACGCCTACTGGGCCGAGGCGATCATGCCGTTCCTGGGCGATCCGCGGCCGGTGGCCGACTGA
- the pip gene encoding prolyl aminopeptidase, translating to MQSLFPEIDPHDTGMLDVGDGQLLYWEVSGNPDGIPVVFLHGGPGGGTSPTHRRLFDPARYRIVLVDQRGCGRSAPHVSEPSADLSVNTTWHLVADLERLREHLGVERWLVFGGSWGSTLALAYAETHPARVTGLILRGIFTLRATELDWFYEGPAGMVYPDGWEAFTAPVPGVERGGIIAAYARLLADPDPEVHGPAAVAWSTWEASGITLLPKPEVVARFAEPTYALAFARIENHYFMHGGWMEDGQLIRDAHLLAGIPTEIVQGRYDMCTPAVTAWDLHRALPDARFTMVPDAGHAFDEPGILDALIEATERAADRLAG from the coding sequence ATGCAGAGCCTCTTCCCCGAGATCGACCCGCACGACACCGGCATGCTCGACGTGGGGGACGGCCAGCTCCTCTACTGGGAGGTCTCGGGGAACCCGGACGGGATCCCCGTCGTCTTCCTGCACGGCGGCCCCGGCGGCGGCACGAGCCCGACGCACCGGCGCCTCTTCGACCCGGCCAGGTACCGCATCGTGCTCGTCGACCAGCGGGGCTGCGGCCGGAGCGCGCCGCACGTCTCCGAGCCGTCGGCCGATCTCTCCGTCAACACCACGTGGCACCTCGTGGCCGACCTCGAGCGGCTGCGCGAGCACCTCGGGGTCGAGCGCTGGCTGGTGTTCGGCGGATCCTGGGGCTCGACCCTCGCGCTCGCCTACGCCGAGACGCACCCGGCCCGCGTGACCGGCCTCATCCTGCGCGGCATATTCACCCTCCGCGCGACCGAGCTCGACTGGTTCTACGAGGGGCCGGCCGGCATGGTCTACCCCGACGGCTGGGAGGCGTTCACGGCGCCCGTCCCCGGGGTGGAGCGCGGCGGGATCATCGCGGCGTACGCGCGGCTGCTCGCGGATCCCGACCCCGAGGTGCACGGGCCTGCCGCGGTCGCGTGGTCCACGTGGGAGGCCTCGGGCATCACGCTGCTGCCGAAGCCCGAGGTCGTTGCGCGCTTCGCGGAGCCGACGTACGCGCTCGCGTTCGCGCGCATCGAGAACCACTACTTCATGCACGGCGGCTGGATGGAGGACGGCCAGCTGATCCGCGACGCGCACCTGCTGGCCGGCATCCCGACCGAGATCGTCCAGGGCCGCTACGACATGTGCACGCCGGCTGTCACCGCGTGGGACCTCCACCGGGCGCTGCCCGACGCCCGCTTCACGATGGTGCCCGACGCCGGGCACGCGTTCGACGAGCCGGGGATCCTCGACGCGCTCATCGAGGCGACGGAGCGCGCGGCGGACCGGCTGGCGGGCTGA
- a CDS encoding adenylyltransferase/cytidyltransferase family protein — protein MTRIGYAAGAFDLFHVGHLNILKHAKSRCDHLIAGVVSDEMLELTKGITPVVPLAERLEIVSHISYVDQARAETLPDKLDTWREVGFDVFFKGDDWRGTPKGERLEAEFAAVGVEVVYFPYTMHTSSTRLRRALDILSGTGAPAAAPAATLAQPAGHGSPALVSR, from the coding sequence ATGACCCGAATCGGCTACGCCGCCGGTGCCTTCGACCTCTTCCACGTCGGGCACCTCAACATCCTCAAGCACGCCAAGAGCCGGTGCGACCACCTCATCGCAGGCGTCGTCTCCGACGAGATGCTCGAGCTCACCAAGGGCATCACGCCCGTGGTGCCGCTCGCCGAGCGCCTGGAGATCGTGAGCCACATCAGCTACGTCGACCAGGCCCGCGCGGAGACGCTGCCGGACAAGCTCGACACCTGGCGCGAGGTCGGCTTCGACGTCTTCTTCAAGGGCGACGACTGGCGCGGCACCCCGAAGGGCGAGCGCCTCGAGGCGGAGTTCGCGGCCGTCGGCGTGGAGGTCGTGTACTTCCCGTACACGATGCACACCTCGAGCACCCGGCTGCGACGCGCGCTCGACATCCTGAGCGGCACGGGCGCGCCGGCCGCGGCACCCGCCGCGACGCTCGCGCAGCCGGCCGGGCACGGATCCCCCGCGCTGGTCAGCCGCTAG
- a CDS encoding right-handed parallel beta-helix repeat-containing protein, giving the protein MRHRTPSTRSTPRRAARHVAPAPAPAPRSARGRHLLALAAAIGLAVSAALIAPQTAGAVTGQDLTAGSPVFSDSFTRSATGGWGAADGAAAYSYDGVSPFRANGGQGVIDLSRAGTAASAGVPVAAPVDSETTVRVMIPRVPAQGNGVYVGLQQRVTGSSYYQSSVRVDSAGDARLSVVRVNGSTASQATVVGDTVVARGIVPGRVVNIQSRVSGSTAVAIDARAWMDGQAVPAWQAAAVDTSASRVASGTGTRLWSYLSKSSGPQAVAFDDVAVRPLTASTTAPAPTPTPAPTTPAPAPAPAPGTSTGSSDAEQGVALGDARTGSGSAPVGSTSYAVPSDAVFVAPTGSNGGSGSKSSPYATIQKAVDAAPAGRTVVVRAGTYHESVVMPQGKALTLQSYPGEKVWLDGSRQVSSWTASGSTRYASGWTVAFDASPTYTRGKPDGTATGWQFVNPSYPMAAHPDQVWIGQTAQKQVASRDKLVAGTFFVDTAADRLYIGSDPGSQTVRSSDLVQALSVRGDGSTVRGIGIRRFAPSVPDLGAVVVQARDVTVENLVITDNATTGISITATGAKATALTVARNGMLGMHANYADGLRASRLLVTDNNTERFNRAPVSGGFKITRSRDVDVKDSAFLRNAGNGLWFDESVYDAVVAGNDVMDNTGSGVAFELSATISIVDNVVARNDEEGVWIDDTGHVDIWNNTFVANDRDIDISQGTRRASDLSTPGHDPRQKLPDPTVTWVVTDIDIANNVMQGSTGNALLAVEDHSHQRSAGQMGITTSGNVYQREAGNRPGWAVIWSRGAGDPAVYGSVQEFSAATGNDRTALAIDGRPVVGSGFRLTDEVRRVETQVAVPLVGAIAGLLGWLTGARELGADVG; this is encoded by the coding sequence ATGCGCCACCGCACACCATCCACCCGATCCACACCCCGCCGCGCCGCCCGGCACGTCGCACCCGCACCGGCACCCGCACCACGATCCGCACGCGGCCGCCACCTGCTCGCGCTCGCCGCCGCGATCGGCCTGGCGGTCTCCGCCGCCCTCATCGCCCCGCAGACCGCGGGAGCGGTGACCGGCCAGGACCTCACCGCCGGCAGCCCCGTCTTCTCCGACTCCTTCACCCGCAGCGCGACCGGCGGATGGGGCGCCGCCGACGGCGCCGCCGCGTACTCCTACGACGGCGTCTCGCCGTTCCGCGCCAACGGCGGGCAGGGCGTCATCGACCTCTCCCGCGCCGGCACCGCCGCGTCGGCCGGCGTCCCTGTGGCGGCCCCCGTCGACAGCGAGACCACCGTGCGCGTGATGATCCCCCGCGTCCCCGCGCAGGGCAACGGCGTCTACGTGGGACTCCAGCAGCGCGTCACGGGCTCCTCGTACTACCAGTCGAGCGTGCGGGTCGACAGCGCGGGCGACGCCCGGCTCTCGGTCGTGCGCGTCAACGGATCCACCGCGTCGCAGGCCACCGTGGTCGGCGACACGGTCGTCGCCCGGGGCATCGTGCCCGGCCGCGTGGTGAACATCCAGTCGCGCGTCTCCGGCTCGACCGCGGTCGCGATCGACGCCCGCGCCTGGATGGACGGCCAGGCCGTCCCCGCCTGGCAGGCCGCCGCCGTCGACACGAGCGCGTCGCGCGTCGCGTCGGGCACGGGCACGCGCCTGTGGTCGTACCTCTCGAAGTCCTCCGGACCGCAGGCCGTCGCGTTCGACGACGTGGCGGTCCGCCCGCTCACGGCGTCGACCACGGCACCCGCCCCGACCCCCACCCCCGCGCCGACGACCCCTGCGCCCGCACCGGCACCCGCGCCCGGCACCAGCACCGGCTCCTCCGACGCCGAGCAGGGCGTCGCCCTCGGCGACGCGCGCACGGGCTCCGGCTCCGCTCCCGTCGGATCCACCTCCTACGCGGTCCCTTCCGATGCGGTGTTCGTCGCGCCGACCGGCTCGAACGGCGGCTCCGGCTCGAAGTCGTCCCCCTACGCCACCATCCAGAAGGCCGTCGACGCCGCCCCCGCCGGGCGCACCGTCGTCGTCCGCGCCGGCACGTACCACGAGTCGGTCGTGATGCCGCAGGGCAAGGCCCTCACGCTGCAGTCGTACCCGGGCGAGAAGGTGTGGCTCGACGGGAGCCGCCAGGTCTCCTCCTGGACGGCCTCGGGATCCACCCGCTACGCGAGCGGCTGGACCGTCGCGTTCGACGCGAGCCCCACCTACACGCGCGGCAAGCCCGACGGCACCGCGACCGGCTGGCAGTTCGTGAACCCGTCGTACCCGATGGCCGCCCACCCCGACCAGGTGTGGATCGGGCAGACCGCCCAGAAGCAGGTCGCGTCACGCGACAAGCTCGTCGCCGGCACGTTCTTCGTCGACACCGCGGCGGACCGCCTCTACATCGGCTCCGACCCCGGCAGCCAGACCGTGCGCTCGAGCGACCTCGTGCAGGCGCTGAGCGTCCGCGGCGACGGCAGCACGGTGCGCGGCATCGGGATCCGCCGCTTCGCGCCCTCGGTGCCGGACCTCGGCGCGGTCGTCGTGCAGGCCCGGGACGTCACGGTCGAGAACCTCGTGATCACCGACAACGCCACCACGGGCATCTCCATCACGGCGACCGGCGCGAAGGCCACAGCGCTCACCGTGGCCCGCAACGGCATGCTCGGGATGCACGCGAACTACGCCGACGGGCTGCGCGCCTCGCGGCTGCTGGTGACCGACAACAACACCGAGCGCTTCAACCGGGCGCCCGTCTCCGGCGGGTTCAAGATCACCCGCAGCCGCGACGTGGACGTGAAGGACAGCGCGTTCCTGCGCAACGCGGGCAACGGCCTGTGGTTCGACGAGTCCGTCTACGACGCGGTCGTCGCCGGGAACGACGTGATGGACAACACCGGATCCGGCGTCGCGTTCGAGCTGTCGGCCACCATCTCGATCGTGGACAACGTCGTGGCCCGGAACGACGAGGAGGGCGTCTGGATCGACGACACCGGCCACGTGGACATCTGGAACAACACGTTCGTCGCGAACGACCGGGACATCGACATCTCGCAGGGCACCCGCCGCGCGTCCGACCTCTCCACGCCCGGGCACGACCCGCGCCAGAAGCTGCCGGATCCCACCGTGACGTGGGTGGTGACCGACATCGACATCGCGAACAACGTGATGCAGGGATCCACGGGCAACGCCCTGCTCGCGGTCGAGGACCACTCGCACCAGCGCTCGGCCGGCCAGATGGGCATCACGACCTCCGGCAACGTGTACCAGCGCGAGGCGGGGAACCGCCCCGGGTGGGCCGTCATCTGGTCGCGGGGCGCCGGGGACCCCGCCGTCTACGGATCCGTGCAGGAGTTCAGCGCGGCGACCGGCAACGACCGCACCGCCCTCGCGATCGACGGCCGCCCCGTCGTGGGCTCCGGCTTCCGGCTCACCGACGAGGTGCGCCGCGTGGAGACGCAGGTGGCCGTGCCGCTCGTCGGTGCGATCGCCGGCCTCCTCGGCTGGCTGACCGGTGCCCGCGAGCTCGGGGCCGACGTGGGCTGA